The sequence AAGGCGCTTTAGGTTGGATACGAACTGATTGGTATCCTACGATATTTCCGTTTTCAAATAACGGCGAGACAAACGCATCAACCCAATAGAATCCTCCATTTTTACAGCGATTTTTGACAATACCGCGCCAAGACTGGCCAGCTTTAAGCTTTCCCCACATTTCTTTAAAAGCAGCACTTGGCATATCTGGATGGCGCACCATATTGTGGGGACTACCGATCAGTTCTTGAGTGCTATAGCCTGAAACTTCGGCAAAGCGCTCATTAACATAGGTAATCACACCGCGTGTATCCGTGGTCGAAATGAGTTCATCTTGTGGCGTTAAACGTATTTCTTGAACTGTACTGTCCATGTTAATGAATTGACTTGCAGTTGGGTTACTCTGGCTCATTTAGTGTGTCCATTCAGGGCCGATATGGTTGATTGGGGTTCAGGGCGCGGTGTTAGGCGCTAATTTTCTTGCGCTGACTCTCATCGGAGTGAGCTTGTTATGTGATAATGGTATCATTTTTGTGTGGGTATAGGAGAGCGGTTTCTCATGGCTTACTAGTGAAAATCAATCCTTTGCCTTATTTGTAAGTTATTGCAAAATATAATCTTTTTAAGTGCTGAGAATGTAGTGTTAAACGAGCGTTTATCCTGTTAAATGGTTAATTTCAGTATTTTATATAGGGTTATTATTTTCAGATGTGAAGTACGTTTGTTGAGTGCGTTTTCCTTGGTTATCTTAAATGTAAATCATGTTCAGTGATATTGGACTAATGTCTTTGATTAGGCCTGATATCACGGTACTCATGCGAGCGCTTTATTGGGCTTAGTCTATTCTTTAATGGGCAACAAAAGATGGCTGATTGGGTATATAGCTTATTTTTCCTTGCCTCCATGGTGTATCTGTATTTCACCGTTTTAGTTCATTAGCTAAAGCGGGAATGCTACATAAGAGGAACTTCCCATGGCGATATCATTTAGACGTAGCGTAACTCAATTAGCTACAGCGTCATTGGGAACTGGAGCTGCATTGCCACATTGGCGACGTTTGATCTTTGAACGTTTATTTGGCTTTTTGGCGCTTCTTTGCGTACCTGTGTATATCACCAGCGTGTATCTATGTGTCATCGCCGATCTTTGGTTTATGGCGGTATTTTAGATCGTGTTTTGAAATCAAGGGGGCTTTAAACATACTGATAGCGCTAAAAAAACGCCCAATGCTAATTGCCTTGGACGTTTTGTTTTGTAGCATGTAACTGATTTAAATGATGACGTTAGTTACTACTTACCAGCGGAGTGCTAAATGGCTGTAGTCACTTGAGCTAACCAAGCCAATTCATCACCTGACATTAACGGGGAAAGTGTATTAAACACTCGCTGATGATAAGCATTAAACCAATCAATTTCGCCTTGGGTTAACAAACGCTTATCAATAAGGCGCGCATCCATAGGGATTAAGGTTAGGGCGTCGAACTCATATATTTCACGCTCAGCCCCTTTTAGCGCTTCACAGTGCTGGACGACGACGAGGTTTTCGAGCCTAATGCCAAAACTATCTGCGCGGTAGTAACCTGGCTCGTTGGAAAGCACCATGCCGGGCATAAGTGCAATAGCGTTGACATTTTTACCTATGCGCTGTGGACCTTCGTGCACACTCAAGAAATGACCCACGCCATGGCCTGTGCCATGGTCGTAATCAAATCCATGCTGCCATAGATATTGACGGGCAAAGGCATCGAGTTGTTGACCTGTTGTGCCTTTAGGGAAGCGAGCTTGATCTAAGGCAATATGGCCTTTAAGCACTAAAGTGACCATTTTCTTTTGTTCGTCAGTCACTTTACCTATGGCTATGGTACGGGTGACATCCGTGGTGCCATCAATATATTGAGCACCAGAGTCCACTAAGTAGATGCTATCCATCGTCATCATGGCTGGTGTGCCATTGTTGTGATTGTAATGACACATTGCGGCATTGGCGCCCGCTGCAGAAATGGTATCAAAACTTGGCTCGCGATAATGCGCATCCTCAAGGCGGAAACTTTCCAGCTTAGCGGCAAGTGTACCTTCATCGTACAGGCGATTGGCGGCAACTTCGGCATCGAGCCATGCGAGGAATCGACTTACTGCAACGCCATCGCGGATATGGCATGCACGCATACCTGCCAGTTCCGCGGCATTCTTTTGTGCTTTAGGTAGCGAAACCGGATCGATTCCGGCAATTAAGTTAGCCCCCGCATTACGGGCAAGATTTTGTGCCCAAGCATTGGCTGAATGAGGATCGGCTAGCAGTTTTACGCCTGTTAAGCTGGTGAGTGTGTCGGCAAGGTCTGCTTCAGCTTTAAAGCTCACGCCAGCACCGACATGCGCCTCAATACCTTCAGGGAGTTTGTTTAAATCGGTAAATAGTTGCATGTCACCATTAGCGTGTAGCAGGGCGCAGCCGAGTACGACAGGAAGGCGAGGTACATCGTTACCGCGAATATTGAGTAGCCAGCAGAAAGAGTCTAAGGCGGCGATTAGCGCAACATCGGCCCCCGCTTTTTTGACCAAGGCACCGATTTCGGTGCGTTTTTGTAGGCTAGTTTTGCCTGCACTCTCGTTGCTAAACAGGGTGATTGGTGCGCTTGATGGTGCGGGTCTTTCTTGCCAATGTTTGTCGATTGGGTTTTGCTCAACTGCGACTAAGTCGATTTGCGCCTTGCCTAAGGTGGCTTTGGCATTTTCATACCAAGCTAGAGTGTGTAAACGGGCATCAAACCCCACACGGGAACCTGCTGGGAGCGTGTCGCATAACCATTCAATTTGCGGTGTGTCTGTTAGGCTCTCATAACTGAATAATGTTGCATCGACCTGCAAACGCACTTGAACGGTATAACGGCCATCAGTAAAAATAGCGGCCTTATCTTTCAATACGATGGCCATACCAGCAGAACCCGTAAAGTCCGTCGCCCAGTATAAACGCTCGTTATGTTCTGGTACGTATTCGCCTAAATATTCGTCGGCACGTGGAATGATAAACGCATCTAAATGGGTGTTGGTGAGTTCGCGACGAATAGCATCTAGGCGGCTGGCTATCTTGTTTGACATAAGGGCTCCAAGTTGGACTGCATTCACTGCGAGTCGGTTAGGCGTGGCTCGCCTAAATTTGGTGTTGTTATGGATGAACTAACGAGTGAGGATTATCGCAAGCTGAATGATAGGGATGCAAGGGCACCAGATAAGGGATTTTGTATACAATCGTGAATAAACCATATTAGAGAATTATCAACTACTCCAAGATTGAGTGTGATCTTGGTTGAAAATGCATTCATGGTTGAGATGGAAGTCTAAAGATTGATCCTTATAAATTAGCAAGTTAAGTTTTATTCAATCGCTAGTATTTGCTCATTATGCTAGCATTCGCCATCTCCGCTCGGGGTCAGAGGGGAGCATATGTATCAGTGGAGTTGGCGATGCAAACATTAACAATAGACGTGGGCGGCAGTAAAGCCCTGTTCGAACTTCAGCTCGCGGGGCATACAGAACAATATAAAATCCCCACAGGTGAAGGCTTTAAAATTGAAGAGTTAAATAACCAAATTGCTGCACTTGAACGCGATTACGATTTACAGGATTACCAATTAGCGATAGCTGTACCTGGACTGGTACAACATCATCGTTTGGTTGCTTGTAAATCCTTACCCGGACTTAATGGATTAAGTAGAGATACCGTAAAAACCCAAGGAACGCTTAAGATTATCAGCAACGATATTGATGCAGGTATGCAAGCTCTCTGTGATGCAAAATATGCCTGTGAATTGTTGGTTATGTGTGGCTCTGGGATTGGTATGTCTATCGCTTTCAATGGGCAGGTCTTTTCTGGGGCAACGGGCGTTGCGGGTGAGTTAGGGCATTGCCGTATCATGTCTGAATCAGGTGAGTTTCGTTTAGAGCAACTTGCTAGCGGTGATTCTGTGCGTAGTCGTAACATCACCTCTCAGGAAGATTTGTATCGTGCTGGCAGTTATCTTGGTATGGGGTTGGCGTGGGCGGTTAATTTGCTAAACCCTAATCGTATATGGTTAGCGGGCGGTATGATGAATAGCACTCCTTACTACAAAGGATGCATCGATAATTTAAAACGAATGGCATTGAGTGCCCCCTTAGCTGAAATGAAAATTCATCGAGTCGATGATATGGAAACCTTAGTCTGTCGAGGATTATCTGTTATTTTAGCGCGGGATGTTTCACTTACTTAACCCTGTAAATAAAAAGCCCAGTGTAAATGCTGGGCTTTAACTATCGTGACTGTCGTGGATATGTCTTGTTTTAATTAATCTTAAGTAATTCCACATCGAAGATTAATACAGAACCACCGCCAATCTTGCCCGTACTACGGTTACCGTAGGCGAGATCACTGGGGATAAAGAAACGCACTTTATCACCAACAACCATCAGTTGTACGCCCTCGGTCCACCCTTTTATCACGCGATTAAGCGGAAACGCTATGGGTTCGCCACGATCAATCGAACTGTCAAACACAGTACCGTCGAGCAAAGTACCATGGTAATGCACTGTTACCGTATCGCTGGCTTTAGGATGAATAGTGCCGTCGCCCTTGGTCAGTACTTGATATTGCAAACCTGAAGCTGTGGTGATGACGCCTTCTTGAGCCTTGTTTTGTGCTAAAAACTCATTGCCTAAACGGATATTTTCTTGCGCCGCTTTTTGGCCGTTCATTGAGGTAAAAAAGTAAAAAATCACCCCAGCAATGACAACAACAGCAAGTAACATTTTCATATAAAAACACCTTAAGTTAATTTGGGCCATGTTAGCAGTTTTTTCGGTTGCGAAGCTACTTACAGCAACTAAGTGGATGATTAGCGTTACATTTGGCCATAGCTAAACATCCCATCAAGACTTTATCCCGCTTTAGAGATCGCTTAACCTGTAGACTTAAGACTCTATAAAAATTCAATAAAAACAAATAAGAACTAGGGCGTCTTGACGCTTTCGTTCAGATAATAAACAAGGAAAGTCTATGTTAAACAAAGCGGCAAAACCTTTGGTCAAACTCGTCGACCGATATCTACCCGATCCCTATATTTTCGTGCTTTTACTTACCTTAGTCGTATTAATTGCTGCTGTGGTCGCTGAACATAAAACCCCGCTGGAAGTCATCAATTATTGGGGCGATGGCTTTTGGACCCTGTTAAGTTTTTCGATGCAAATGCTATTAGTGCTGGTGGCAGGATTTATGTTGGCTAGTTCGCCGCCGATTAAAAAATTGCTCGATGCCATTGCTGGACTCGCCAAGTCTGCCCCTCAGGCCATTATCTTAGTGACGTTAGTTTCCCTCGCTGCCAGTTGGATTAACTGGGGTTTTGGGCTAGTGGTGGGGGCGTTATTTGCTAAAGCCCTCGCGAGAAAAGTGAAAGTCGATTATCGGCTGTTGGTTGCCAGCGCCTATTCAGGCTTTGTGGTTTGGCATGGTGGGCTTGCGGGTTCGATCCCATTAACCATAGCGACAGCGGGACATTTCTCCGAATCACAAATTGGCATTATTCCCACCAGTGACACCATTTTCGCGGGCTTTAATTTACTGTTAGTGGCGATTCTGTTTGTGTCCATGCCATTAGTGAATCGCTTTATGCTGCCAGGAGAAAAAGACAGTATTTATATCGACCCAAGCACTCTCGATGAAAAAGATGGTGAGGTTGCGAGTACAACGCTGGAGATGCATAACGCCAATTTGAACGACAGCCGTCCTGCGGATAAGTTAGAAAATAGTCGATTACTCGGCTGGAGTGTCGGTGGTGCTGGGCTTGTATATTTAGGTTATTACTTTTGGGTGCAGGGCGGCAGCCTAAACCTCAACGTAGTGAACTTCTTATTTCTGTTTCTCGCCATATTGTTACATCAAACACCACGCAGTTTGCTGATGAGTCTTAACGAGGCCATTAAAGGCGGCGCAGGTATTGTTATCCAATTTCCCTTTTATGCGGGCATTATGGCTGTGATGGTGCAATCGGGTTTAGCTCAAAGTATTTCGGAAGGTTTTGTGGCGATTGCTAGCGCCGAGAGTCTGCCATTTTGGAGCTTTATCAGTGCAGGAATTGTGAATATTTTTGTGCCATCGGGAGGTGGCCAATGGGCCGTGCAGGCACCGATTATGTTACCCGCCGCACAGGCTTTAGGTGCAGATGTCGCTCGGGTCGCAATGGCCGTTGCTTGGGGCGATGCGTGGACTAACTTGATTCAACCTTTCTGGGCACTGCCCGTGCTGGCGATTGCAGGCTTAAAAGCGCGGGATATTATGGGCTTTTGTTTAATGCAATTGATGATCACTGGCGTGATTATTAGTATCGCGTTGAGCTGGTTCTAAAGGCCTAGCGACAGCTACTTTTGCATTTAGAGAGTAGAAGGGCAATATGAGATTGCCCTTTTTTATTGGCGATGAATGAACTTAGATAAACATATCTACGGCACCCGTTTTTATGCCATAACCCAGCACGGCTAAGTTGGCGACAACGGTGAGCCAAAAGACGTTTCTAAATGAGGCTTTAACGGACTTGTGTCTTAACAGGTTTTGGGCAAATAGAGCGCCGGGCCAACCGCCCATAAGGGCGAGCAGGTGTAATGTGCTTTCTTTAGTTCGCCATTTATTACGTTTTGCGGCGGATTTATCAATGGCATAGGCAATAAAGGTGAGAAAACTGAGTGTGAGGTACATACCCACTATTCCAACGGGAAGTAAATGCCAAAATGCGGCACCTATCATTAGCGTTAAGAAAATAATCACTAATAACAGTGATATAAGGCTAAACTTTGTATTGGATACGCTGGTCTTTGGGGCTCGGTTGTTTATTCGCTTAAATGGTCGTTTATTGGTCATTTTGTTTAGTCGTTTTATATCATTAGTCTATTTTTGTTGCTGTAAGTGCTTTTTAAACGCGAGGCGGCGCCAAAGTTTCTCCAACGGTCCTTGCTTGAAATAGCGTAAATAAAGGCTGGCTAATAGCAGCTGTACCACGGAATAGACTATTGCCATTAGCATATAGCCCCATCTGTCCAAACTTAAAAGCAATTCGGGGGCAAGATGCCTAAATACTAACACGCCAACGATGGATTGCAGAATATAGAGACTAAAAGCGAGTTTGCCGACATTTTGTAGTGACGTCAGTCTGTTAGGATTGTTCTTGCAAATTATAACCATTATATGGATGTAAATCAGCGCCATAGGAATAGCACTTAGCATGATTAGCACATCTGAAAACGCCACGAGGATGGTATTTTTTGTTAAACCTAAGACGGTATCGAGCAGTGATAGCGTTACGCTTGCTAGCACTAATTTCACCAGTACCGATTTGCTAAAACCGCGCTCAAAAGTTCCTTGCTGATATAACGCCATGCCGAGCAACATCAAGCCCGCAGTAAACCACATTAAGGTAAAAGGGATCACGAGCGCCATATAGCCGACTTGCATCAAATGCAGGAACAGTTGGTCTGCATAGCTTGAGGTCCATGCACTGTATTGCAGTGCAAATAAACTCGATTCTCGAGTGAAAGGTTCATCGCTGCCTGCAAGGCTAACCAGCGTAATAATAACTAAGGCACCAAAAATAAAAATATTCGCTTTGCGTTTAAGTTCGCCAATACTTAAGTCTTTGTAATAAATGGCTAAAAAACCACTGATCCCATAAGTGAATAAAATGTCACCTGGCCAAATAATAATGCCATGAATTAGGCCAAATACCATCAGCCAGCCTAAACGTGAGCGAAGTAGGGGATAAGCGTTTAAGCCTTTGGCGCTAAATCGCTGATACTGAATAAAAAGTCCGACACCAAACAAGATAGAGAACAAACTGATAAAGCGACCTTCTATAAAAAAATGATTAAAAACTTTGATCATTTGATCCGACTGCGGCGGCGTTTCATGGGGCGCATAGCCATAAAAACTAATCCCCATAAAGTAGATATTCATAAAAAATATCCCCAAGACGGCTAAGCCACGAATGGCATCAAGGTTGGCGTTACGCGGTGAGGATGTCGCCACTGTGCTAAGAGGCTGTGTGGAGTTTGATCTTGACCAAGTGTCGTTAGGTAAGTTTGCTTGCACGTTAGCTGAGTTCCTTTCGCTTGTAGATATGTTCGGCTTTTCATTCTGATTAAGGAAGGCTAGCTGACACTAACCCTCAATGAAATATAGATAGTGTAGAAAGTGCAATATAGGTGACATATAAAGTGGCAGAGAAAACTGTAGACTAATTATTCGCCGATATCTTCGTTCCAGAGTTTGGGATTATTGGCGATAAAGTCCAGCATTAGTTGCTTACATTCAGGGTTGTCGACCACAGTCACATCAACGCCGCGCGACTGGACATAGGCTTCAGGACCTTGGAAGGTGATATTTTCACCCACCACTACCTTGGGGATACCGTAGAGTAAAATGGCGCCGCTACACATATCGCAGGGAGAGAGGGTCGAATATAAGGTGCCTTTTTGATAATCGGCGGCGCTTAGGCGGCCGGCGTTTTCAAGGCAGTCCATCTCCGCATGTAACACGGCGCTGCCTTGCTGAACGCGCTTATTGTGGCCACGAGCGACAATTTTACCGTCAATCACTAATACCGAGCCAATGGGAATACCGCCTTCGGCTAATCCTTGTTTGGCTTCATCAATGGCGGCCTGTAAAAATTCATCCATCTTGCACCCCAATTTAGGTTGTTTGGCTTAGCATAGCAGCCTGCAAACATTGAGCAAGACAACTTAAGTTACTATCTTGCTTAAAGATTAACCTTTGCTTGCTTAAAGATTAACCTTGGCTCGCTGGCGTTAACTTATTTTTGCGGCTTTTCTGAAATCCACAATTTGATATGTCCCTTCACGACCACAACGCCTTGGGTGTCGTAGGCGGTCACGGGCACCAGCATATCGCCAGGCGTCCATTGCTCTGGCGTTACTTCGGCAACACATAAAATGTCGCTGCCCGCTTTGGCGGTGTAATCCACGCTCATTCCCTTAGGGATCCAACGTAAATGGGCGGGTATCGAGGCTTCGGCCATCACGCCCATCGCCATTTCGAGGCCATTACAAATCGCAATCACATGCACAGTTTTTATATGGTTATGAACGGCATGACGTTTTTTTATCAAGCAAGAACAGTAGTTAAGGCGCAATTCAGTGATCAGTGGTTTGATTGTGCCAAAATAAGGTGCCATGCGTGACACCATCATAGAGAAGATTTTTTGGCCAAAGGGTAAACCTTGGGTCTTGTGGTAAAGCGCAAGAACCTTATTGGGTTGGGTGCGGGTTTCTTCGTAGGTACTCATGTTTATCCTTCATCGGAGTGCAAACTAGGGAAGATAATCTTAGGCCAGTGACGATGTTAGGTCTTAGTGGCGTGGTTATCTTTTTCTGGTCGGATGAGTGTAACATTGAGGTAACAATCATTGCCAGTCGGCTGAATTAAGCAAACTTCATTTCGCGGTTTTTAGGCTAACACCGTATAATCGCGGCAAATTTGTCATTAAAGACAAACCATATTGATTTAATTACAAGGACTCACAGTGAAATATTTACTGACCTATTTTAAGGGAATGGCCATGGGGGCCGCCGATGTGGTGCCTGGGGTTTCGGGCGGCACCATCGCCTTTATTACCGGTATTCTCGATACCTTGCTTGAAAGCGTTAAGCGCATCAATCCATCCCTTTGGGGCGTGATTAAGTCACAGGGGCTAAAAGGCGCCTTTATACATATCAATGGTGGGTTTTTAGTGAGTTTATTGGCGGGCATCCTGACCAGTATTTTTACCTTCGCTAAGCTGATTTCATGGTTATTGGTGGCGCATCCGATCCCCATTTGGTCATTCTTCTTTGGCTTAATCCTTATCTCTGTTGTGCATATGCTTAAGCAGGTCAGTGGCTTTACGCTGGCGCGTGTAGGTTTATTTGTGCTTGGCGTGTTGGCAGCGTGGGCGATTACTGTGCTCAATCCTGTGTCAGTGGAAGCCAGTTACCTTAATATCTTCTTTGGCGGTGCGATTGCGATTTGCGCCATGGTGTTACCAGGGATCTCTGGCAGTTTTATCTTATTATTGCTCGGCTTATATCCTGTTGTGTTAGCAGCGGCGAAAAATATTCAACTGGATATTCTGGCGTGTTTTGCTGTGGGTGCTGTGATGGGATTACTGACATTTAGCCATTTATTGTCGGCGCTACTGCGTAAATACCATGATGCCACTATCGTATTTTTAACCGGATTAATGCTTGGCACTTTAGGCAAAATTTGGCCTTGGAAACAAACGTTAACTTGGCGTACCAACTCCCATGGCGAACAAGTGCCTTTGCTGGAGCAAAATATTTCGCCGCTTAATTTTGAGCAGGTAACTGGTCAGCCTTCACAATTGATGTTAGCCATTGGGTGCATGTTAGCGGCTATCGCCTTGGTCTGGGGCTTAGAAAAGGTCGGTAAACGGGATTAACTCTTTGTTTGTCGCAACCTAATATTCAACAAAAGCAGCGAGATACGCTGCTTTTGTTTTTTGTGCATATGCACATCTTACTTGAATCAGGTCAGATCTCGACTTTAGAGCGATGTTATTTTAGGCCTGTTTTAGTTACAATCCGCAGTTCATAGTTAGCGTACTCAGTCGACGTTATGCTCCAGTTTAAACTCAGTGAGAGTTTGCAGTTACGATAAGGATATACTTGTGGAAAAAAAACAGGTCTCGTGGGTTGGTGTGGCGTTGGCAATTTTTGCCTTAGGTCATGTGGTTAACTTAATCATCGATAAGCAAGATTCTGAGATATCGCCCGAATTAAAGCAGCAAATTTCCGACACGATCTTGGCTCACAGACCACCATCCTCTGCGAATAACTTCTTCACTGCTACTCCGGATAATCTTCAGGTGGCTGACGATTCGACCAAAAT is a genomic window of Shewanella putrefaciens containing:
- a CDS encoding aminopeptidase P family protein, producing MSNKIASRLDAIRRELTNTHLDAFIIPRADEYLGEYVPEHNERLYWATDFTGSAGMAIVLKDKAAIFTDGRYTVQVRLQVDATLFSYESLTDTPQIEWLCDTLPAGSRVGFDARLHTLAWYENAKATLGKAQIDLVAVEQNPIDKHWQERPAPSSAPITLFSNESAGKTSLQKRTEIGALVKKAGADVALIAALDSFCWLLNIRGNDVPRLPVVLGCALLHANGDMQLFTDLNKLPEGIEAHVGAGVSFKAEADLADTLTSLTGVKLLADPHSANAWAQNLARNAGANLIAGIDPVSLPKAQKNAAELAGMRACHIRDGVAVSRFLAWLDAEVAANRLYDEGTLAAKLESFRLEDAHYREPSFDTISAAGANAAMCHYNHNNGTPAMMTMDSIYLVDSGAQYIDGTTDVTRTIAIGKVTDEQKKMVTLVLKGHIALDQARFPKGTTGQQLDAFARQYLWQHGFDYDHGTGHGVGHFLSVHEGPQRIGKNVNAIALMPGMVLSNEPGYYRADSFGIRLENLVVVQHCEALKGAEREIYEFDALTLIPMDARLIDKRLLTQGEIDWFNAYHQRVFNTLSPLMSGDELAWLAQVTTAI
- a CDS encoding ROK family protein — encoded protein: MQTLTIDVGGSKALFELQLAGHTEQYKIPTGEGFKIEELNNQIAALERDYDLQDYQLAIAVPGLVQHHRLVACKSLPGLNGLSRDTVKTQGTLKIISNDIDAGMQALCDAKYACELLVMCGSGIGMSIAFNGQVFSGATGVAGELGHCRIMSESGEFRLEQLASGDSVRSRNITSQEDLYRAGSYLGMGLAWAVNLLNPNRIWLAGGMMNSTPYYKGCIDNLKRMALSAPLAEMKIHRVDDMETLVCRGLSVILARDVSLT
- a CDS encoding FKBP-type peptidyl-prolyl cis-trans isomerase; translation: MKMLLAVVVIAGVIFYFFTSMNGQKAAQENIRLGNEFLAQNKAQEGVITTASGLQYQVLTKGDGTIHPKASDTVTVHYHGTLLDGTVFDSSIDRGEPIAFPLNRVIKGWTEGVQLMVVGDKVRFFIPSDLAYGNRSTGKIGGGSVLIFDVELLKIN
- a CDS encoding short-chain fatty acid transporter: MLNKAAKPLVKLVDRYLPDPYIFVLLLTLVVLIAAVVAEHKTPLEVINYWGDGFWTLLSFSMQMLLVLVAGFMLASSPPIKKLLDAIAGLAKSAPQAIILVTLVSLAASWINWGFGLVVGALFAKALARKVKVDYRLLVASAYSGFVVWHGGLAGSIPLTIATAGHFSESQIGIIPTSDTIFAGFNLLLVAILFVSMPLVNRFMLPGEKDSIYIDPSTLDEKDGEVASTTLEMHNANLNDSRPADKLENSRLLGWSVGGAGLVYLGYYFWVQGGSLNLNVVNFLFLFLAILLHQTPRSLLMSLNEAIKGGAGIVIQFPFYAGIMAVMVQSGLAQSISEGFVAIASAESLPFWSFISAGIVNIFVPSGGGQWAVQAPIMLPAAQALGADVARVAMAVAWGDAWTNLIQPFWALPVLAIAGLKARDIMGFCLMQLMITGVIISIALSWF
- a CDS encoding DUF1294 domain-containing protein; translated protein: MTNKRPFKRINNRAPKTSVSNTKFSLISLLLVIIFLTLMIGAAFWHLLPVGIVGMYLTLSFLTFIAYAIDKSAAKRNKWRTKESTLHLLALMGGWPGALFAQNLLRHKSVKASFRNVFWLTVVANLAVLGYGIKTGAVDMFI
- a CDS encoding DUF418 domain-containing protein, with product MQANLPNDTWSRSNSTQPLSTVATSSPRNANLDAIRGLAVLGIFFMNIYFMGISFYGYAPHETPPQSDQMIKVFNHFFIEGRFISLFSILFGVGLFIQYQRFSAKGLNAYPLLRSRLGWLMVFGLIHGIIIWPGDILFTYGISGFLAIYYKDLSIGELKRKANIFIFGALVIITLVSLAGSDEPFTRESSLFALQYSAWTSSYADQLFLHLMQVGYMALVIPFTLMWFTAGLMLLGMALYQQGTFERGFSKSVLVKLVLASVTLSLLDTVLGLTKNTILVAFSDVLIMLSAIPMALIYIHIMVIICKNNPNRLTSLQNVGKLAFSLYILQSIVGVLVFRHLAPELLLSLDRWGYMLMAIVYSVVQLLLASLYLRYFKQGPLEKLWRRLAFKKHLQQQK
- a CDS encoding nucleoside deaminase, with translation MDEFLQAAIDEAKQGLAEGGIPIGSVLVIDGKIVARGHNKRVQQGSAVLHAEMDCLENAGRLSAADYQKGTLYSTLSPCDMCSGAILLYGIPKVVVGENITFQGPEAYVQSRGVDVTVVDNPECKQLMLDFIANNPKLWNEDIGE
- a CDS encoding hotdog fold domain-containing protein, yielding MSTYEETRTQPNKVLALYHKTQGLPFGQKIFSMMVSRMAPYFGTIKPLITELRLNYCSCLIKKRHAVHNHIKTVHVIAICNGLEMAMGVMAEASIPAHLRWIPKGMSVDYTAKAGSDILCVAEVTPEQWTPGDMLVPVTAYDTQGVVVVKGHIKLWISEKPQK
- a CDS encoding DUF368 domain-containing protein, translating into MKYLLTYFKGMAMGAADVVPGVSGGTIAFITGILDTLLESVKRINPSLWGVIKSQGLKGAFIHINGGFLVSLLAGILTSIFTFAKLISWLLVAHPIPIWSFFFGLILISVVHMLKQVSGFTLARVGLFVLGVLAAWAITVLNPVSVEASYLNIFFGGAIAICAMVLPGISGSFILLLLGLYPVVLAAAKNIQLDILACFAVGAVMGLLTFSHLLSALLRKYHDATIVFLTGLMLGTLGKIWPWKQTLTWRTNSHGEQVPLLEQNISPLNFEQVTGQPSQLMLAIGCMLAAIALVWGLEKVGKRD